The DNA sequence TGGGAGAGGTGTATCGGGTGTTGGACCTGGAGCAAGACCGGGATTGCGCGCTTAAAATTTTGAATACAATGGTGGATCAGAAGGCTGTGTATCGTCGTTTTCATAGAGAGTTTCAGGTGTTGAACAGATTTCAGCATCCGCGCCTGGTCCGCACGTATGCCTGGGGCTTTGCCGAAGAGCGCCCCTATTTTACAATGGAATATTTGCCCGGGAAGACGTTGGAAAAAATAATT is a window from the Gemmatimonadota bacterium genome containing:
- a CDS encoding protein kinase, with product MFKIGTILDKRYQIQAHLGAGGMGEVYRVLDLEQDRDCALKILNTMVDQKAVYRRFHREFQVLNRFQHPRLVRTYAWGFAEERPYFTMEYLPGKTLEKII